A single Tissierella sp. DNA region contains:
- a CDS encoding V-type ATP synthase subunit E has product MITLEDKLDIFYKMIFKEEEERSKKALEELEANNKLILESKKIELENKKEEIIERRRLLAEIQKNELLSKYNQEDRNAILIKKEEALGDLIKSLEDKARSFTSTEEYKDYILHGIEDVIKDMEEKEVTIGLIEEDKLRFEDFILKLGKEYGKNIIFDIVSNHIIGGFILKYESYNLDSSFKTIIDENRYLIGKRLYSSLEKTGELNG; this is encoded by the coding sequence ATGATTACTCTTGAGGATAAATTAGATATATTTTATAAAATGATATTTAAAGAGGAAGAAGAAAGAAGTAAAAAAGCCCTTGAAGAATTAGAAGCTAATAATAAATTAATATTAGAAAGTAAAAAAATAGAGCTTGAAAACAAGAAAGAAGAAATAATTGAGAGAAGAAGACTTTTAGCAGAAATTCAAAAAAACGAATTACTATCAAAGTATAATCAAGAGGATAGAAATGCTATTCTCATAAAAAAGGAAGAGGCCTTAGGAGACTTGATTAAATCCTTAGAGGATAAAGCGAGAAGCTTCACATCTACTGAAGAATATAAGGACTATATTCTTCACGGAATTGAGGATGTAATTAAGGATATGGAAGAAAAAGAGGTAACTATAGGATTAATTGAAGAAGATAAACTAAGGTTTGAGGACTTTATTCTTAAATTAGGTAAGGAATATGGCAAGAATATAATCTTTGATATAGTCAGCAACCATATTATAGGTGGATTTATATTGAAATATGAAAGCTATAATTTAGATAGTAGCTTTAAGACTATTATTGATGAAAATCGATATTTGATAGGTAAGAGATTATATTCATCCCTAGAAAAGACAGGTGAATTAAATGGATAA
- a CDS encoding V-type ATP synthase subunit F, giving the protein MKSFLISHNQDTILGLRLAGIDGVLAESTEEVEFHFSKAVEDPDIGIIIITEKIFEEMKEKVLELKRIGSTQVITTIPDRTGLRDKNFIMRYVKESIGIKI; this is encoded by the coding sequence ATGAAGTCCTTCCTAATAAGCCACAATCAGGATACTATCTTAGGTCTTAGGCTGGCGGGAATAGATGGAGTTTTGGCAGAAAGCACAGAAGAGGTTGAATTTCATTTTTCTAAGGCTGTTGAAGATCCAGATATCGGGATTATTATTATAACAGAAAAGATATTTGAAGAAATGAAAGAAAAGGTACTAGAACTTAAGAGAATAGGAAGTACTCAAGTTATAACTACTATTCCAGACAGAACGGGCCTAAGGGATAAGAATTTTATAATGAGATATGTAAAAGAATCCATAGGCATAAAAATTTAG
- a CDS encoding ATP synthase subunit C, which produces MEFILISTTLMVLMTIGTGIFMIYKNIEGNRKTLKKILRVNLFVFLPILVAAIITLVPGTINAETTSAATGAGLGFMAAALSTGLATLGAGYAVAVVGSSALGAVSEDSSILGKTLIFVGLAEGIAIYGLIVSILIIGRL; this is translated from the coding sequence ATGGAATTTATATTAATATCAACGACTTTAATGGTTTTAATGACTATAGGAACAGGAATTTTTATGATTTACAAGAATATAGAAGGTAATAGGAAGACACTTAAAAAGATTTTAAGAGTAAACTTATTTGTATTTTTACCAATCCTTGTTGCAGCTATAATTACTTTAGTGCCAGGTACAATCAATGCAGAAACTACTAGTGCAGCAACAGGAGCAGGTCTTGGATTTATGGCAGCAGCATTATCAACAGGTTTAGCAACTTTAGGCGCTGGTTATGCAGTTGCTGTAGTAGGATCATCAGCATTAGGAGCAGTTTCTGAAGATTCAAGTATATTAGGTAAGACTTTAATATTCGTAGGTCTTGCAGAAGGTATTGCAATCTATGGACTTATAGTATCTATCTTAATAATAGGAAGGTTATAA